From Vigna angularis cultivar LongXiaoDou No.4 chromosome 11, ASM1680809v1, whole genome shotgun sequence:
ATAGAAACAAGTTTATGTTATGTTGATTTTAATTAGTGAAAACGTATTTTTGTCGAAAGTATTTTAACCATGTACCAAAagtatatttttgtcttttcattTCTCGCCAAGACTTTAAGACAAACTTGGGGTGTTAATAGCAGGGTCCAAGAGTTAGTTTTCAGCTCGGTATTTTTTTACTCAACTACAAAAACAGACAAAAATAAACTTAGTACCAACTTGGGAATTTTTTGTGTGTATGATTCACTTTGATTAATATAatcactttattccgatgagattttttttttcacatatgggtaagtaaaataacaaagaaaaattacaaattcaGATGATAAATACTCATACCAACTAAAGCAAACTGAAACAAAAGATATATTGGACACAAATCCAAAATTTTCAaagcttaatatatatatatatatatatatatatatatatatatatatatatatatatatatatatatatatatatatatatatatatatatatatatatatatatatatgtgattttcTTTTACTGTTGAAGGATTCGAATCTATTTCCATTTTAGTTTTCACTCTTAAAACTTTACTTTAGATGATGTTTAAAAGTTTGcgcttttaattattttgtgaaaattctTGAACTATTTTTATTGTTACTCACTAGGGTAAAAATAGCTTATGATGTCATCATGTTAATatttgaagtaaattttttttaatgtaaatattttgtttaaactaaCATCTGATTCATTCATAATAGATGTCGatttgtcttttaaaatttatgaaataatgttaacatttttatctttctcttttatgTTTACACGAAACCTCCTAACAAAGTGCATCGACAATGTCAAACTTGCAGGGGCAAGTTTTTCAATcccttttctttcattttgccATTGTAATGCTTGTTTGGACTGAATCTTCATTCTTCTCGATTGCATTTCGCATGTAGGTTGGTGTTTTCATTTCTTAGCATGGTTGTttatttaaagttgttttttaagttaatcttgaatatgtaaattttaaatggTCATAATTTTTGTTATGGATCTTGGATGGAAACGTTTCAAAAATGAAAGATGTTGAAAATGGAGTGACGAGTCTACTAGTGGAAACCCAATGGGGATTGGAGTtctaaatttgtaaaaattcaTCGTTTAAAGCATGTTTTTTTCTTggtatttttcattctttttctatactttacacttttattttaaatatctatactggttttaaaattctgaaattttttgttgtgtATTCCtgtattattattgatttttcatagttttaatgaaaaaaaatattactaaaaaataaaataaaaactataaattgatgTTTATTCTTACAATATACGTCTTTGTTATAAATGTAATGTACATTAATTAACGTTAGTCtagaaacaacaaaaaatgttcaacaaacattaaaattattagtaaCTTTTACTCTTCTTTACCAAGTAGCACTAGTTGCATTGACAAGCCAGTagcttaataaatatttattcttaaacCTAAACTTTAAAAATCTGGGGTTATACTTtctatatgtttttatttataatcctCCATCTATTTATCCATGGTTAGTGTAAATTATAGCTCAAaaccaatattttatattgaatttttcgtcacattatattaataattaagtttaatttttagacaagtataacttttttttctctcactgATTTCTTTAATCTCTTTTTTGTCAAAAAGATAttccataatatttttctatcacTATATATACAAAGTAAAGCACTCTCTGAACCCTACTCACATCACACGTTCTAGTTTGTAACCATGATGCAATAATGCAATAATCTATGTCCCTAATAGCAAGAGAATGTCTCATTTCCAATTACCTAGGTTTCAGTTATCGTTGTTGTTGGAACTTGAAAGACATCACAGATTCCATGCAATCTACACTTGGAAATTCGACATGCACTCAACTAGGTTACACAAGTGCACAACACTCGTAAGCACCTAACACAACCACTAACGGTTATTTTATGTGTGTAGTGTAGTTGCTCACTGTACACGGTCTTTTTTATCTGTACAAACACTTTGGTTTTGAAATTACGAGAGTGACCCTCACGATTTAACGTTGTTCACGCTTGATATAAGCAATAAATAAATACACCCAAGTGTACAGAGTCACAGACTCATGAACCAATAGACAAATATCTCTACAAAcgcttctttctctctttcttctttctttctatccCTACTTCGCCTCTGTTTCACTTGGCCCCTTGTTTCTCACAAGCCACTCTCTTCATACTTGCAACTCCGTCAGACCCAATCCCCATTTTGCTCTATCAATCTCTCTCAATGTTTCATCATATGGGTATTGcttatttcttcttttcattcatCTTCTTAAGATCATTCTGCCTTCTTTTTATGCCCTTTTGAaatttacgttttttttttcttcttctgttttttACTGTTTGAATCTGCTTGCTTTCCGATAAATAATGATACTAGCTCTCTGGGTATTGCTTATTCTAGAGTTCTGAGGATTAAGAAAGATTTCATTCCTTGACTCATGCTGCCTGTTTCaatctttttatcttcatttttttgttcGTACGGTTTTTTCGtcatttctttctatttttattgttgtttttattctatttgttgaatttgtgtTAGGATTAGAAATGTGTTTCTTTTCGGGTGCTTTTAGATTTATGGGTTTCGAGAGTCTGAGGTGACTGTGGATTTCGATTGTTATCAGTTCTCTCCAATTGCAAGCTTACTGCTTTCATGCTTGATTATGAATCTTGTGAAGTTTCTTTGGGTTTAGATTAGAAGCTTATTCTGTTAATTATCTCGCAATCGATTTACAATTTCACTGAACTGTCAATTTCTCTTAGTTTTCCTATATGCCCTAATCTATTTCTTTTTTGAGTTTCGGGAAGATGCATCTCTCTTACCTagttttcatctttttaaagAGTAGTTTTTTCCACACTGCTAAAAAATTGAAGTGTTCAGTAATTTTGTGGCCTCACTGAAAAATCAAACCCCAAAAGTACTGATACTGGTTTAATCCAGGGGAATAAAAGTGTGCCAAGTGCAAGAACAATTGGGCAGGAAaaagtctttttctttctatataaaataaaatggaggactatatttctttttatgtttcttttgcCCTGTAACAGATCATAGCCATGGTACTATATCAGAtcagatttttgttttgtaatgcAGCAGAGGTGGCTCTTAAGCCTGTGTTTGTGCAAGCCCTTTTTAAGTCATGGGTTTACCTCTTTATCTGTTCCAATGAAGCCAGTTCCATGTGTGCCATTGTGTGTTTTTCTTGCAGGTATCGTCCTTGTTTGCATGAGCAGGTGTATTTAAGAGCATGGGTAGAGGTAGAGGAAAGGGTAAAAAACTAGCTGTTATCAATCACGAGGATCCTGCAAGTGGGGAGGATGAAAAAATTCCCATGCAGAAGAGAAGAGGGAGGCCACAGAAACCACTAAAGGATGattttgatgaagaagaagtagaGAAGATAGAAGATGACAGTGACAACAATGTGAAGAATGGAATCTCTAACAAAGAGATGAAAAGTCCGACGGCAACTGAAAATggaaggaaaaggaagaaaagctCACAGGTAAAAGAGAAACTGGAGTCAGTTGAGGAAGAAAATGGCATTGACAATGGATCAAACAGCACTGCTGAGTTGACAAAGTCCAATGGTTTTAGGCATAATGGAAGCAGACGCAAAAACACACCTCGTAGAGCTGCTGAAGCAGGAGTGCAATGCAAGTAACCATAATCAAAGTTGTGCAGTAGCTTTCTTCCTTTTCATATTACCAGTTACAATGATCAGATAGGAAGTGAGACTCAGTagtatcatttattttatttacttgttttctttctttgctcTCATTTTTAGTTTCCTTTTTCCTGGGTGAGTCTGATTTTGAGGGTTCCATTCGCTGATACCCTATCATTAattccttcttttctttatttcaatCATGAATTTGAGAGTTTACAATGCTACCTATTGCTTATAATGCTATAACACTTCCAATTCAAACCTTTTCTACTTTCATTTTCTATACTCTCTCTTCCATCACATGGTGAAAAATGAAATCATTCCATTTGCTTCTAATTATAAGCCTGCCGGTGAATTGCTGAGAACTACTCAAGTGGTTTACCttatttttctgtattattCTCACATGTCTTGAAACCTTTTTGACTTTTTAGTACTTATCATTTATTTGAAAGGTAAAATTCACGAGTCTGAGTTTCTGAACTGCAACTCATTTTGTTTGAATGA
This genomic window contains:
- the LOC108333167 gene encoding uncharacterized protein LOC108333167, whose translation is MGRGRGKGKKLAVINHEDPASGEDEKIPMQKRRGRPQKPLKDDFDEEEVEKIEDDSDNNVKNGISNKEMKSPTATENGRKRKKSSQVKEKLESVEEENGIDNGSNSTAELTKSNGFRHNGSRRKNTPRRAAEAGVQCK